TGCACTTGTAGCAGGCGTGACAATTTTTCTCATACCTTCGTTCCTCCAATTGTTTCTGCTtacaacttttcttttcttccacacGCCTTCGTctgctctttccttttttgccgCTTCAGTGAATTACCATATGTAAGTGAATGACCCCACGAGGTGTGGGCGCTCAATAAGGGAATgcataattaaaaaaaaaaaaagcaaagcaacacAGATATAAACTCTCTTCATTTTGCTTACTCTCCTGCTGATACTAATTGGAATTAGTGGCTTCGACAGATAAGAGTAGATCCATTAATGTGTTAGCGACGCTGCACAGGTCCGACACGAATGGAGGTGACTATGGGAGCTATTGCAAAAccctttctcctttcttatCCCCAAAGTGCTTTCTTCACGAGGATTGCGAAGCAAATGGCTGAACACACCCAAATCACGTTGTCAAGCATGGAGTACGAGAGATTTATCAGTAAGCGCTGGCCGAGACGCAGACGAACGCCTGGCGCGACGGGTTCTGAtctttcttctgtttgaACAGACCTCTCTGCGATATCTAATAACTTCTCCTCGGCCTTTTCCGCGGTGTCCTCAGTAGTTTCGGGAGTTGCCGCCGCTTCTTCCTCTCCGCCACCACTGCTCCCAGTGGTGGCATTGTTACAATTGTCACTGGTGCTGATGCTGGTGTTGTTACCGGCGTCGGCACATGCTTTCGCTTTTTTATCATTGTCACCGCTTTCATTTGCATCCGGTTTTTTGCGCTTCGGCAATTGTGGAACACTCGCCTCGACTTCAGCCCCGACGGGAGGGTGGCCCTCCATTTCTTCGTGCCAGAGGGACTCGGCCGATTTCATGCCACAAACCGCGCAACTAAACTTCCGCGCCTCACGCGCGAGCCTCCGCTTCTCATCTGCACTCACGTACTGGCGTGCAAGAGCGCCGATAccctcctcatcatcctGTGCCATAAAAGCTCGCAATGCTACGAGAACGAGGGCAATGTCATAACGTGGCTGCCACAGCTCCGGATGGTAACTACTAACGCTGCTGCATATACTTTTTCCCACCTCAAAGCGCCCACTGGTGGTGAGGAAGGTGATATCCGGTGGACTGAAGGGATAGTCGTTGGAGAAACGGAGGACGCCGTGGTAAAGCCCTTCAGCGTATGGCGAGTCTGCCGGACCTAGAAGAGTAAAGTGCCACTCAAATATGTTGTCTTCGAGAGGAGCTGCATAGAACTCGCGCACGCGGGACTTGTCAAGttgctccttttcccttcctaaCCTCTGAATGGCCTTCTGTACGTtcatattttccctttcgtttttcttcgctGCAGTTGATGCAGAGGCTGATGTAGGGCGTGCGACGTCGGTACTTACTTTAGTACGGTTGCGTGAACCTGCCCCCACACTCTtttggaaaaagaagagaaatgacGCAACCATGAACGTATATTGAAGTGCAGCAAAAacaggcaacaacaacaaacaaaggaaagagtTGGGAGCGAAGAAAAGTGTGACCCAGAGGCGAATcaatcagaaaaaaaaatggtgataTAATGAATGGGATTAAGGGCGGATGGCCATCCtttcatctttccttttcccctctgctGATATCCTTGAAGAGGTGTGTggacgtatatatatatatatatatatatacatgtacgCGTTGCGTGATGGACATGATCTTTTCTCTATTCACCAGCTTATGTCACCCACATCTTTCAACTCTCTCcgcccctttctttcccgcTTCCCTTTAGTAGCATTTCACGGTGTCGATAAATGAGCACCACCCCGCGTAACGGCTACAGGTGCATGTAGCACACATGCGGAGCGAGGGaattaaccaaaaaaaaaagataaaaaaaacatcggGATGAATGAATGGACAAAATgcgtggaaagggaaagtagCGTCATCCACGTAGACCACATCCCAACCCGACTCACTTTGAATGACACTTTTGGGTTAAATAGAATAAAtgtatgcatgtgtgtgtgtggatagacaacaacaacaacaaaggaaaccGAAATGATACCAGAGAAGGGCAAATGACACTCATTGCGGTCGGTGcaaagtaataatagtaataacaattagaagtgaaggaaatcaTAATATTCGAAGGCAAAACACAACCTGCGTGAAGGTACACGTTGCATGCAAGGTGTATTCCCACGCAGCGcaatacacacaaaacaaaaccctTGACAGCTGGAGGTAAATACCTCCAACAGCGGCGTCCAATAAACAAATCGAAGCGCCGTGAGCTCTCATTTTTTCACTCCTGAAATATTCACAATCCCTCCTTGCTTATCTAAACGTACCACCCACGAGACACACTAACCTTACATGAACATAAACCAACACCGCAGCTTTTGTTCCTCTCTTCTACTTCCTGTTCAGATCCTTTTAGCACGCCCATAAAACCTCAGCTTACTTGCGCGGTTTAGGGGTgacttcaccttcaccttcacctctCCTTTAACTGACACTTCACACAATTCCCCATCTTTAATTAAACCAGTAAATGCTCATCTTCTTTCTGCACAAGCACATCTGGTGTTTATGTACATGTGTGTATTTATAAATGGGAGTATTTGCTGCTCAGCCGATCGGAGCCATTCCCTCTGCCGTCTCACACTTTTGAATGGACCTGCCTGGCGCTTGTTGAAGTTAAGATGatacctcttcttctttcttctccccctttACTCTATTTACCCCTTCCCCGAGACAAAACTCAGTGGCTTCAATAAATCTCCCCCGCTCGGTACgacatttttcttcgttacACCAGCCAATCTCTAAGAGGACAGATGAGAAAATGGAGTGAAGCTACTGCAAGAACACGCATGTCGGTACGCTATTTCCATCACACGACAGTTAGCCCCGAAATATTTGTCATTACTGATGAAACACATAAGAAAGATGTAAAGCAGCAAGCAGTTTCGAATTCGGCATGGCAacatttttctcccctcttaGCTCATTATGCTCCTTTCGCCCTTATGGTGGACACAAGTCGCATTCACCACCGTGTAATGACAGGGTGTTCAGGTAAGCGACGAGTGAACATGAGGAGGGAAACTATGGTATCGAGGAGCCGAAAGCATTAAACGGTGTCTATTTCATCAGCTTCTCGGCATATTCACTCGAATACAACACATCACTTCCATTATTCCTGCATCCTTGGCTGCATTGCAATATTCACTTCTCACGCTTGCCCTAACCCCGTCACCGTCCCAGTAAAAATAGCAACAGTAAAAAAGGAATACAACTGAAGGCGAAATTCGGCGCCACAACGGCAAGCTACGAAtcggaagaggaaaaaaaaaagcatgtgCGCATgtgaggggaaagggagataACTAATAATGCACTAGCACTACCCATCATTACTAAACACAACTACCTGAAGCGACGATCGCAGCAGGTATATGTGACACGCAGCCTTCCTCTTATCTACATTCGGTGTTTTagcgttcccttttcttcctttcctttcccttcccttcccttcacttAATCGTTCATTCGTTCCGCACCAAAATGCCCTTCTCAGTTCTCCTCCTTATATTTTCCCTCTGCAGGTACCTTTCCCTCCCCGTCACGCCAACAATATCTGACAATGAGGATGGgaagacagaaaacaaacaaacaaacaaacaaacaaacgaaaaagataTATTGATGAAAGGTGGGAAGCGTGCGTCTCTAGAGAGCTCAGAAAATTATCTCTCATCTGACCCATGCCACTCATTCATTCCTACCCTTTCCACCCATCTCTCCTACTCTCTACTCGTCGCTGGCGACTCCTCTGTCGATCTAACgcaagaaagaacaaaagaaaaaaaacttcttcaaaaagaaaaaaacaaaacaacaaaatgaaacaacaacaacccccCGCAAGTTATATAAGGCGGGTTAGTTACTACTTGCTATGAAGACGTTTTAGGCGCCACCTTTCCATTAGCCTCCGCTTCTTCGCGGGATCGACCATCTCCAATGGTAGACATGAGGTTGTGGTACTCGAGCAACTTCTGCGTCCGTCGCTGGTTCATTTCTTCCAGCTCCTTCACCGGGTGGACAAATTTCACACCGGACGCCAGCAACAGTTGTTCTGTGGGCTTGAAGTCTTCCAACTGCTTCACAGCCTTCTGCCCAATAAGGTCAATTTGTTGCTGCATAGTTTCCTTCACCTCAAGAAGGTCTTTCTTGGCCTTACTGAACTCCTTCGCTTTAGGGTTGAAGGTGTCCATGGCAAGTTCCTGCTGCACGTGATAGTACTCAATGCGTTTGTCCAACTCCTCCAAGTGccgttcttttttgtatttaagTTCGCCAAGCGTGAGGTAGAGCCCACGAAAGTGTGACAGGCGCTCCTTGCGCACTTCAAGCAGTTGCTCATCAGCCTCACGCTGCACCATATCCTGGAGATACTTGCCAAGATGATGGTACGATGAACGCACCACCTCAAGCACCCTCTCGCCACATGAAAGGCTTTGATCGAGGTTTTCAATAGTTTTGCGGAGCTTCTGCTCATGCTGAGCCGCAAACAACATGAAACTCGCTGCGTCCTCCGAGCGTTGTTGCTCCTGGGCAGCCACCTCCAGCCGGTCTTCCACCAGTATGGCTCTCTCTTCCGAGAGATATTTGAGTCGCTGCTCCAATTCCTCAATAGCCCGCAGGCAGttttcctgctgctgttcgTTGTGACGGAACATCTTATCCCATTCAGCAAGGTACACTTTGAAGGTGGAAGTCTGCTTTGTTCGCGCAGCCATAATTTCCTCACGACGTGCGAGGAGCCGCTCCAAGTccgttttccccctccttcgtACCTGCTTCTCCCGATCCAACACTTTTGGTGCCTGTTTTGTGCTCAGCTCCTTTACAAGTGACCGCAGCTCCTTCGATGGCTCGTCCACAGAAGCCCGCTTGCTTTCCTCTATTGCTGCCTCCAACTCATCATATATGGGCCGCATGCTCTCCAGCAGGGCAGTCTTCTCAAAGTATAGTTGTTCAGAGCGTACCATATCACCATCTGTCACCGCGTCCTCCTGTTCACGCTGCTTCTCCTCCACATCAAAGGCCACACGACGCAGGCGCTCACGTGGCCCttccattattttttctagTGGCTTTGTTTGAAGGCACTCGTTGGTCAGTCGCACGAGCGGCTGAACCCAACAGGCCCACTCTGCAACATCATTGGCGGAATTCGAGCAGGACCCATATCCCCCTTCTAATTCCTGAAGTGACTCCTCCAGTGTTTCAGTCAGATTCTTTACCAGCGTTGTTAGGCTATTTGCCCCCACGTTACCCCTCTGAGCAACGGAGAGAACCTTGTTGTAGGTCGGTATGTTGCGCAACTCCTTCGCACTAGCTAGCGCCCGTTGTAGTGGAGCAATCCGTCTCCGTATGGCCTCCTGCGCCGGTCCGGCAGCGGTTCCGCCAGCCTCCCCACCGGTGCTATCGCCACCTTTCGAAGCCGAGTTATGGTttctgctgccgctgttgtcattttcctttttggaaGTGTTTGCGGGGGCGTCCGACATGACCATATCCCCTAATGCTAGCTCTAGACCACATTCCTTACGAAACGACTCTGCGTATGCCTCGGCCATGCAGTTAATCATGTTGAGTTGCTCCACCGTGATGGGCCCGTCCTTCGCACTCGGCGTTCCTGTGCCGCTGCCCTCCTGTGATGCTGTTGCAGTTTTCATGTTGGCCGCATACGTTTGAGCCAATTCCTCAAATAATTTCACAATGCGTGCGCCGCTATCACGCAGTGCTGTGCGACGCGCTTGCGCCAAGGCAACATTGTTTGTGGTGACAGCACAGGCATCCAATACGGCTTCCCGTTGCAGAAATGTTTTCCGCGTCGCAGCGACACTCCCAGCGAAGGTCAAAGATGTGGGGACGGTGTTTGAAGGAGTTGTGGAGGAGCTGCCGTTACCATTAAGGGAGGTACCACCCTCATGACCACTCTTTTTGGTCATTGTGTAGTGCTAAATGAAATGCTGACCCGCGTAAGGTGATACCGGGTGTACTGTTCGTCGATAGGAAGCACACAAAACTCCTCGGAGGAGGACAcctcacacacacgcgcaaacacgcacacaaggAATAACGAACTTTTCCCTAAGAATACGCCTCTCCAGTTGCCGTGACTAAATAACAGGAGACCAGCAATACTacaggtatatatatatatatatatctgctTGTATATACGCGTCTATATGTTAGCACGAGGACTCactcagttttctttttcgcgaCGCTCCCTCGTCTTCCTCTTAACACTTGTTTCGCCCCTTTGTTTTATCGatgtatgttttcttttcttctaccTTGCTACCTTCGCTTTTgcctttaccttttcttttagcGGTGAATGTGCACAGGTCCGTGCGTAAGTTGTGCCTTGGTCAGTGTCGTGCTCAACTGGGGCCGCTTGGATGAGAGAATAAAGCACATGAGGAAGGGGACAGTGAAGCGGATTTAATATATTGTGAGataaagaggggaaaacaaagggtAATGATTCAACTGCGGGCTGAACAGTACAACCTGCAACAACGCCAGTACGAACTAACGACGTAACGGATGCAAAAGTACAAAAAAGCGGGAGGAAACGTATCTGTTCGCGGTAACAGTGTTTGTGCGGGGCACAGTCTTAAGTGACACTTGCTCCAAAAGTTAACATTATGCATGACAAGTAAACGAGTTATTCAACACCACTTCCCCgcacaataacaaaaagttCTTTCCTCTActtatttccccccctcaTTATTCTTCATAAATCCCTTAACAAACATATAATTTTCTGAATCTTCACAAGAAGCTATGCCTCTTCCCTCGCCGCCACCCTTCATcccctcacacacacaaagagtCAAACGTTGCGTACGCGATTGGAATGCCAGAAGAgagcaaagcaaaaaggaGGCCTATCGAAACCAAAGCAGACGCCGAATAAACGAGGCTAACCAACACAAGAGAACAACAACCAAGAAGACACAGAAGGTATccatattatttatttcactACTTTCCCTGCATTGCTTCACTCACCCATTTTTTACACCTTTAGGGTGGTAGTGCCACCAACGCCCGTTGTTTCGCCACGAGTTCCCCCAACGTGGGCCACACTCGCTTGGGTAGCGACAAGACATTCCTCTGAGCCGCTTCCGCTCGCTCCTTTTGTGCAAGCGCCGCCTCCATCTCGCTTCGTGCTTCCGTGGAGAAGAGTGATGTGGaggaatgaagaagaagttgCGCATAATCTCCTTCAATCACATGGTGCACAACAGATGTGAAAGCAGCCGGAGAAGTGGAGAGACGAGCCGCTGCATTATAGACTGGCTGACCGCTGCCACCCTGCAATGGGCAACGCACATGACTAGCGATGAGTGGTTGAAGATGGGCGGCCAGCGCGGCGTCCTCCTCACGCACAAAAGGCGTATAAGCACCAACTGCACCAAGTGTGGTTGCGTAAAAGAGAATACGTAGCGCCAGCGTTGGATCTGTACCGTCACTTGGGTCATAGTCGTGTACGCGCAGTGATGTAACCAACTGCCCTGCACGATGGAAGGCGATTTCTTCCAGCAGTTGCTCACTTGCAGCGTACCGTTCAGCTTCCACGAGCTCGATGTCCGTCATATTTTGGACCGGTTCGGCAAACCCAAGTCGGGCATCCTGTGGGAGTCGAAGGAAGACAACATTTCCAAAGCGATCTCCTGCAGCGATTGTTCGTTCATCCAGGCACGCGACGCAGGTGATGCTTCGCGGCACGGCGTCACGTGCAATTAGCATGAGGAATGACATGGACCCCACTGAACCACTCGAAGTTCCAGGCTGAACTGTTGCGATAAACACAGACTGGTCTACCGTACCACACACAATGAGAAGGCGCCGCTCCCTAACGATGTTGGTGCTGTTCGGTCCACAGCGGTAGAGATCGGCAGCGTACGTTGTCGACCCCGGTGTCGTCGCTGCTGTCGTCCCAGACGAAGATGATACAACATTAGGTGGTGTGGCGAAAACCGTCTCAATGGAGGTTATACGACTCGGCACGTTTGGCAGCCGTCGCTTTCGTAGGAATCGGCGTTGGCCCCATGCATACACGTGTAACCCACTCGCTGCACCCATGCCTACAAATAGAAGGCCCACGTCCGCACATATGTGTAGAGCTGAGGgatagtccgtgatggcgcCGCCCACCCCTTTGGATTGAGGAGCTGTGGGCTGATCTCCATATTGAGTGGCCGTGTTGTCATCGTTTCCATCCTCTTCGAATCCTGTGGAGGATGCCGCAATGACAGCGATGGGGGTGTCGTGTAGCTGCTCCAGTCGTAAGGAAGGTCCACTGCTGCCACTGGGTCCTGAGGCACCACTTACCACAAATCGAAAGGCACGGAGTCGGCCTTGGGTCCACGACGCCCCAACACCAAGTCCACTGCCGTGTGTGAAATGTTCAGCGCACCCTAACACCACCACCGGCTCGCGACCAAAGTCCTTTACGAAACTTCCTACGGCCGCGGAAAGAACCGCCTCACCTTCCTGGAAATAAATGGGTGGGTCCAACCTATCGGTACGTCGATTGTATAACTGTAGAGTACTCACATAGTAGTTCGGGTGATTCAAGGAGCGCTGTGGTTTGTCCAGTGGGATGCCGCCTGCGCCCGCTGACAATTCGGGACGGCCATCAGCCGCGGCACCACTCCCACTGCTACTGCCATCCTTGTACCGCGCAGCTGACGCAGCACGGCGGAGGGCGGCTACGCCATAGCCGCGATGTTCTGTCCCGATCACCAATAAACATTCCGGTCTCGTCGGGTGCTGCAGCAAGCGGCGCCCGGCCACTGGAAGGGACGTATAACTAAAACTGTACTCCAAACCCGTCTCTGCAGCTGTAGAGGCTACACCAGCAGCGAAGAGGGAGAGTGTATTTCCTGCAACCCCAAGCACCAGTTCCTCACGTGCCGCCGTTACTACTCCCGACTCTATGTTTGATCCGGATCCTGAACCGGCCGTTGCAACCGGTGGTGCAGGGCGGCGAAAGGCAGCATACATTGCCTGCGGCGTAGGGAAGCGCCATGGGACGGTTTTTGGCATTCCGTCTCGTACGTCACAGCGCCAGTTGAATTCCCCGCATAGAATGTAGCACACCCGCTCACCATCACCTGCGATCATCTGGCACGGTGCAGTGCCGCACGTCAGCACGGCGCGGTTGATTACCTTGTAGGTGATGTGGTCAAGCTCGCAACGTGTCACCGTGCCATCAATGTGACCaataaagcaaaagaggcggCGCGCTCCACCTTTTCGACCGAGGTATGTAAGCAGCACAGAGGTAATAGCCGGAGCTGCATCGCCGGCAGTTGCACTGGTTCCACAATTATCCCTGTCATCCACAGAGGTGCAGCGGATGGTCTCAAGAGGCTCCCGCAGTTTTTTGGGGCTGACAATATACACTTCTTGGCTTACTGT
This portion of the Trypanosoma brucei brucei TREU927 chromosome 7, complete sequence genome encodes:
- a CDS encoding ubiquitin-conjugating enzyme, putative — translated: MNVQKAIQRLGREKEQLDKSRVREFYAAPLEDNIFEWHFTLLGPADSPYAEGLYHGVLRFSNDYPFSPPDITFLTTSGRFEVGKSICSSVSSYHPELWQPRYDIALVLVALRAFMAQDDEEGIGALARQYVSADEKRRLAREARKFSCAVCGMKSAESLWHEEMEGHPPVGAEVEASVPQLPKRKKPDANESGDNDKKAKACADAGNNTSISTSDNCNNATTGSSGGGEEEAAATPETTEDTAEKAEEKLLDIAERSVQTEERSEPVAPGVRLRLGQRLLINLSYSMLDNVIWVCSAICFAILVKKALWG
- a CDS encoding paraflagellar rod protein, putative — encoded protein: MTKKSGHEGGTSLNGNGSSSTTPSNTVPTSLTFAGSVAATRKTFLQREAVLDACAVTTNNVALAQARRTALRDSGARIVKLFEELAQTYAANMKTATASQEGSGTGTPSAKDGPITVEQLNMINCMAEAYAESFRKECGLELALGDMVMSDAPANTSKKENDNSGSRNHNSASKGGDSTGGEAGGTAAGPAQEAIRRRIAPLQRALASAKELRNIPTYNKVLSVAQRGNVGANSLTTLVKNLTETLEESLQELEGGYGSCSNSANDVAEWACWVQPLVRLTNECLQTKPLEKIMEGPRERLRRVAFDVEEKQREQEDAVTDGDMVRSEQLYFEKTALLESMRPIYDELEAAIEESKRASVDEPSKELRSLVKELSTKQAPKVLDREKQVRRRGKTDLERLLARREEIMAARTKQTSTFKVYLAEWDKMFRHNEQQQENCLRAIEELEQRLKYLSEERAILVEDRLEVAAQEQQRSEDAASFMLFAAQHEQKLRKTIENLDQSLSCGERVLEVVRSSYHHLGKYLQDMVQREADEQLLEVRKERLSHFRGLYLTLGELKYKKERHLEELDKRIEYYHVQQELAMDTFNPKAKEFSKAKKDLLEVKETMQQQIDLIGQKAVKQLEDFKPTEQLLLASGVKFVHPVKELEEMNQRRTQKLLEYHNLMSTIGDGRSREEAEANGKVAPKTSS